The Penaeus chinensis breed Huanghai No. 1 chromosome 29, ASM1920278v2, whole genome shotgun sequence genome window below encodes:
- the LOC125040639 gene encoding jouberin-like, translating into MAVEDLEPLTKSEQKDGRDAETDGKDTADSLNVLLTSALHKHAAKKLTKKVGKKKKTENEQEVRIEKVAEKKKKKESKFSKAKKSEDDLELREVTVIKEKKKGKKTVHDEGRLQQPEEAEEETLHVLETWEEEDGKNDEEVPRRDSGPSGGEIDSPTRDYLKAVSVPKKKTTRKPRRAVKDDGKVLGITVHCADRLEGSPLLLPHPAVQVHICNADTGDWLQKTTPERKVTSYYESNDVDHILPIMTQPYDLRKAKSLHCRWEEQLIFNEPMGHFTSPEPQVIVFFQMMDFPPSSANTSNVTSNQTRASAASRGLTTFAWAFLKVQGANNHVNIGQRLRLQLFRPRKQSGIGLKDLHSWWKSGSRTKYPATLYVTLQGMVIPQHPRPALRSMFATQQEQGGGSVLMEVLDQSSINGSVHRPSSTHDKLQVSWSRKPNQSCKIPNHVRHCLSYTDQGCLVVKFSNNGLKLACGAYKQILVYDVLSGQLELSLSGHLGLVYDASWSDSDELLLTASADSTARVWNTKAEEGCGHGQVLAHPSYVYTARFVPSRHQVIVTGCYDHVLRVWCSSKGGGYVVVQELTNHLGFINALCFNPEGDLLYSGDKQGIILVWKVSLPKKDKGKKKIKPLTFEHEVKIPDILGNTINTISFHPGGYRLLVHTRDSQIRLVNHVHWTVTHRLRGLLNVREQIRGCVSPCGTWVLSGSEDHGVYIWNSDTGEMVSAFMDLPIDGTISCIDYHPHEHMVALCSYSNEAPVLILDYNEDMQVTNTTVPLAVQPAGSVRAHSPMLRSPSPSLIPRKLSSSPHRNYTSTSMDRSASSVPQSEALPYKSRTLEPSSFHHNNMHGDLYNTTIDREASTKRNTDNSIGGKDLWSEQGKRILSKLDTVLKMASENPIGLNDSSLNHYGDDLVPLGQLATVLYDYHSVERDELSVKQGDYVMVIQETNSDWWLVRTADQRLTGLVPASYLQHLHGGIRVDDDDIDWIDSGNVIAIPSESGEVSFISDSEGTPSKARARRHKAKMGGENAKVITSTPRPK; encoded by the exons TCTCCATAAGCATGCGGCGAAAAAACTGACAAAG AAAgtaggcaagaagaagaagacagaaaatgaGCAAGAGGTCAGAATAGAAAAAGTTGCTGAGAAAAA gaagaaaaaggaaagtaagtTCTCCAAGGCAAAGAAATCTGAAGATGATCTGGAACTAAGAGAAGTTACTGTcattaaggaaaagaagaaagggaagaaaacagTTCACGATGAGGGACGTCTCCAGCAACccgaagaagcggaagaagaaactCTCCATGTTCTGGAAACATGGGAAGAGGAG GACGGCAAAAATGATGAAGAAGTTCCACGTAGAGATTCCGGTCCTTCCGGTGGAGAGATAGATTCGCCAACGAGAGACTACCTCAAAGCCGTCTCTGTGCCCAAGAAGAAAACGACACGGAAGCCGAGGCGTGCTGTCAAGGATGACG GGAAAGTTTTAGGCATAACAGTGCACTGCGCAGATCGGCTCGAGGGATCGCCTCTGCTGCTACCTCATCCAGCTGTCCAG GTGCACATTTGCAACGCTGACACGGGAGACTGGCTACAGAAAACAACACCAGAACGGAAAGTCACCTCCTACTACGAGAGCAATGACGTCGACCACATTCTCCCCATCATGACGCAGCCTTATGATTTACGCAAAGCCAA GAGCCTTCACTGCCGCTGGGAAGAACAGCTGATATTCAACGAGCCGATGGGCCATTTCACGTCACCCGAGCCACAAGTCATAGTCTTCTTCCAGATGATGGACTTCCCACCATCATCTGCCAATACCTCTAACGTCACGTCCAACCAGACCAGGGCATCAGCGGCCAGTCGCGGCTTGACGACGTTCGCCTGGGCTTTCCTGAAGGTGCAGGGGGCCAACAACCATGTCAACATTGGCCAGAGGTTGCGGCTGCAGCTCTTCCGGCCGAGGAAGCAGTCTGGGATTGGCCTCAAAGACTTGCACAGCTGGTGGAAGAGCGGCAGCCGGACCAAGTACCCGGCCACGCTCTACGTCACTCTCCAGGGAATGGTCATACCGCAGCATCCTCGGCCAGCTCTGAG ATCTATGTTTGCCACACAGCAAGAGCAAGGTGGAGGATCTGTTTTGATGGAGGTTTTAGATCAGTCATCAATAAATGGATCAGTTCACAGGCCTTCAAGTACACATGACAAGCTACAAGTCAGTTGGTCGCGCAAACCAAACCAGTCTTGTAAGATCCCAAACCACGTCAGACACTGCCTCTCCTATACTGACCAAGGTTGCCTAGTGGTAAAATTTTCAAACAATGGACTGAAACTAGCCTGTGGTGCTTACAAGCAGATTCTTGTATATGATGTTTTAAGTGGGCAGCTTGAACTAAGTTTATCTGGACATTTGGGGCTTGTTTATGATGCATCTTGGAGTGACAGTGACGAGTTGTTGCTTACAGCGTCTGCAGATTCAACAGCACGTGTTTGGAACACCAAAGCTGAGGAAGGCTGTGGGCATGGGCAAGTTTTAGCTCACCCCTCTTATGTGTATACAGCTAGATTTGTGCCTTCAAGACACCAAGTCATTGTCACTGGTTGTTATGATCATGTTTTAAGGGTCTGGTGCAGTAGTAAGGGAGGAGGTTATGTGGTTGTGCAGGAACTAACAAATCACTTGGGCTTCATTAATGCACTCTGTTTCAACCCAGAAGGGGATTTGCTATATTCAGGAGATAAGCAAGGCATAATTCTAGTCTGGAAGGTCAGTCTACCAAAGAAggacaagggaaagaagaaaatcaagCCTTTAACTTTTGAACATGAAGTAAAGATACCTGACATTCTAGGAAACACGATAAATACCATATCTTTTCACCCTGGAGGATACCGCTTGCTGGTTCACACAAGGGATAGCCAGATAAGACTTGTGAATCATGTGCATTGGACTGTAACTCACAGGTTGAGAGGTTTACTGAATGTACGCGAGCAAATTCGAGGATGTGTAAGCCCATGTGGGACTTGGGTATTGTCAGGTAGTGAAGATCATGGTGTTTATATCTGGAACTCAGACACTGGAGAGATGGTGTCAGCTTTCATGGATTTACCTATTGATGGAACAATATCATGCATTGATTATCATCCACATGAACATATGGTAGCTTTATGTTCGTATTCCAACGAAGCACCAGTCCTGATCCTAGATTACAATGAGGACATGCAGGTCACCAATACCACAGTCCCACTTGCAGTTCAACCTGCTGGCTCAGTGAGGGCACACTCTCCCATGTTAAGAAGTCCAAGTCCGAGTTTAATCCCAAGAAAACTGTCTTCTTCGCCTCACAGGAATTACACCTCCACTTCCATGGACAGAAGTGCATCTTCTGTGCCCCAATCTGAAGCTCTTCCATACAAGTCAAGGACTTTAGAACCTAGTTCCTTTCATCACAATAACATGCATGGTGACCTGTACAACACAACTATTGATCGCGAAGCCTCTACTAAAAGGAATACTGATAACTCTATTGGAGGTAAAGACCTGTGGAGTGAACAAGGCAAAAGAATTCTTAGCAAGTTGGATACAGTGCTTAAAATGGCAAGTGAAAATCCCATTGGCCTAAATGACAGCAGTCTTAA CCACTACGGGGATGATTTGGTACCTCTGGGGCAGTTGGCTACCGTCTTGTATGACTACCACAGCGTGGAGCGTGATGAACTCTCCGTTAAGCAAG gaGATTATGTCATGGTGATTCAAGAAACCAACAGCGACTGGTGGCTCGTGCGAACTGCTGACCAGAGACTCACAGGCCTTGTACCAGCTTCATACCTGCAGCACCTGCATGGCGGAATAAGGGTAGACGATGACGACATTGATTGGATAGATTCGGGGAAT GTGATAGCCATCCCGTCAGAATCCGGAGAAGTGAGTTTCATTTCCGACAGTGAAGGAACCCCAAGCAAAGCCAGGGCCCGGAGGCATAAGGCCAAAATGGGTGGAGAAAATGCAAAAGTCATCACTTCTACGCCAAGGCCGAAGTAA